A genome region from Musa acuminata AAA Group cultivar baxijiao chromosome BXJ3-5, Cavendish_Baxijiao_AAA, whole genome shotgun sequence includes the following:
- the LOC103985259 gene encoding NDR1/HIN1-like protein 1 yields MTRSADPIPVVTSYPAGAGYPNPYPYVYGAPPPRPPPHAVPYYPYGAGATPRPAPPSEPRSTVFLRSLCAVMIASFLVLFVFNLVLWLVLRPNLPEIAVSWAAVSGFNLTAAAQRLSADLNFSLTFHNPNDKLGIDYDEIGVTVLYDSEIISYAPIPPFYQENGSTTAAGARLLSAGAKAMDWDRSHGDGALNFVFRVFAWVKFGSGAWWTRRDAVMAHCKDVRIGFGNGTVAAAGDLVGPSPKNCLVLM; encoded by the coding sequence ATGACTCGCTCGGCCGATCCGATCCCAGTCGTCACCAGCTACCCCGCCGGCGCCGGCTACCCCAACCCCTACCCTTACGTCTACGGCGCTCCTCCCCCGCGGCCCCCGCCGCACGCTGTCCCCTACTATCCCTACGGGGCCGGCGCGACTCCGCGGCCGGCGCCCCCTTCCGAGCCGCGCAGTACCGTCTTCCTCCGCAGCCTCTGCGCCGTCATGATCGCCTCCTTCCTCGTCCTCTTCGTCTTCAACCTCGTCCTCTGGCTCGTCCTCCGGCCCAACCTCCCCGAGATCGCCGTTTCCTGGGCCGCCGTCTCCGGCTTCAACCTCACCGCCGCAGCCCAGCGGCTGTCCGCCGATTTAAACTTCTCCCTCACCTTTCACAACCCCAACGACAAGTTGGGCATCGACTACGACGAGATCGGCGTGACCGTCCTCTACGACTCCGAAATCATCTCCTATGCCCCGATCCCGCCCTTCTATCAGGAGAATGGGAGCACCACCGCGGCCGGTGCCCGCCTGTTATCGGCGGGCGCGAAGGCGATGGACTGGGATCGGAGCCATGGCGACGGGGCCCTGAACTTCGTTTTCAGGGTGTTCGCATGGGTGAAATTTGGGTCGGGCGCGTGGTGGACGAGGAGGGACGCCGTGATGGCGCACTGCAAGGATGTCCGCATTGGGTTCGGTAACGGGACGGTGGCAGCGGCCGGCGATCTGGTTGGCCCTTCGCCCAAGAATTGCTTGGTTTTAATGTAA